From a region of the Sebaldella sp. S0638 genome:
- a CDS encoding lysophospholipid acyltransferase family protein: MNKYKLTGILLSGFIKILIKTTKYKVFQSEEAVKQKQAIIIFWHRKIIPTMLSTDFIEKKSSLVSSSKDGDILEEVLTRFDNLVVRGSSNKDNVKSLKQILKLIKTGFSIGIAIDGPRGPIYEPKSGALYIAMKTGLPMIPIGGYTNKKWIFQKAWDKFELPKFFSKSCYYAGEPLYFSKDSDIDASMELIKSKLHEANRIAKDYYEKEYR, encoded by the coding sequence ATGAATAAATACAAATTAACCGGCATTTTATTAAGCGGTTTTATAAAAATTTTAATAAAAACTACAAAGTACAAAGTTTTTCAATCTGAGGAAGCCGTGAAGCAAAAACAGGCAATAATTATTTTCTGGCACAGAAAAATTATTCCGACAATGCTTTCTACAGATTTTATAGAGAAAAAATCTTCACTGGTAAGCTCTTCGAAAGACGGGGATATACTGGAAGAAGTGCTTACAAGATTTGATAATCTTGTAGTAAGGGGCTCATCAAATAAAGATAATGTAAAAAGTCTGAAGCAAATCCTGAAACTGATAAAAACCGGTTTTTCCATAGGAATAGCAATAGACGGTCCGAGAGGTCCCATATATGAGCCGAAGTCGGGAGCGTTATATATAGCTATGAAAACCGGACTTCCAATGATACCTATCGGAGGATATACAAACAAAAAATGGATATTTCAAAAAGCATGGGATAAATTCGAGCTTCCCAAGTTTTTTTCAAAGAGCTGTTATTATGCAGGAGAACCCCTTTATTTTTCAAAGGATTCAGATATAGATGCCAGTATGGAGCTGATAAAGTCAAAGCTGCATGAAGCTAACAGAATAGCAAAAGACTATTATGAGAAAGAGTATAGATAA